A stretch of DNA from Gemmatimonadota bacterium:
ATAGGTACCCAGACGATATCGGACCACGACGTCTTCGACGAACTGAGCGTGCGGGAAGTCATCGAGCATTCCAGTAACGTGGGTACCGTGAAAATCGCCCTGGAACTCGGCGAGAAGTCATTTTATGAATACACCCGGTCATTCGGATTCGGCATGAAGACGGGCGTGGCGCTGCCGGGCGAAGTCAACGGGATCCTGCACAAACCGGCCAGGTGGTCCAGGTCGACGCTGCCCACCATGTCCATCGGCTACGGGGTTTCCGTAACCGGAGTGCAACTCGCGTCCGCCTATTGCGCGGTGGCCAACGGAGGGCAGCTCCTGCAACCCCGGATCATCAAGTCCATCGTGCGAAACGACGGTACGGTGGTGTCCGTACCGAAATCCGTCGTTCGCAGAGTGATGAAACGGGAGACCGCCGAAACCTTGATGGACGTGTTTACCGGGGTGGTTGACCGGGGCACGGGGACGAAGGGCGCGGTGTCCGGATTCAAGGTCGCCGGGAAGACCGGCACGGCCTGGAAAGCGCGAGAGGACGGCAGGGGATACACCCGGAACTACCGGTCTTCATTCGTCGGCATGTTCCCCGCGTCGGATCCGGAGATAGTCGTACTGGTCATGATCGACGAACCGAAGAAACGCGGTTTCTACGGTGGGTCGGTGGCCGCGCCCGTCTTCAACAAGATCGTCCGCCGGCTCGTCCATCTGCCGGATGGTCCTGTGGAGTCGATACCCGAATCCGACGACGGTTTGCCGCTGCACCTGGCCTCCATCGAGCCGAACGCCGCTTCGGACCGTGAATCCGAAGTATCCGACCGGCTCGACCCAGGCTTCAGAGGTCCGATGCCTCGGGACCTGCTGCCGCTCGACGGCCGCTGGGAAATCGAGCGTCCCGGTTCCCTTACCGGGCCGGGCCGGGCCCGGGTCGCACTTCCGTCCGTCATCGGCATGAGCGTAAGAGAAGCCGTCAAGACCCTGGCTGAAATGGGCATCGAAGCGACCATAGTCGGCACGGGTTACGTCCGGCGCCAGATTCCGGCACCGGGCCACGGGGTCTATTCAGGTGATCGATGCATCATCGAATGCGGCCCATACAACTAGCCTTCCCACCGCTTGCCTCGAGCGGGGGACGGCACTGAGGGTCAAGGCCGTGATACAGCTTACCGAATTACTGGACGCGCTGCCTCGGAAAGAGGTGATTCGCTTGTCGGCTGGAGCGGCCCAGGCGGACCAGGCGACCCAGGCGACCCAGGCGGGCCAGGCGGACCAGGAGATCGGCGGGATCGTTCACGATTCGAGGTCCGTCAATCCCGGTGACGTCTTCGTCGCGCTGCGCGAACCGTCGGGCCGCGACGGCCACCGGTACGTCCGTGACGCAGTGGCGCGGGGCGCTTCGGTAGTGGTCCAGGAAAACGAAGAACGCCTCGCTGGCGCGACCACGGTAATCGTTCCGGACACCTCCAGAGCGTACGGTCTGATGGCGGCCGCGTATTACGGCCGGCCGGCGGACGACCTTTGCATGGTCGGCGTCACGGGAACCAACGGCAAGACGACGGTGTCGACGCTGGTCGAGGCCATCCTAAGGGAGTGCGGCCGGTCCGTGGGTGGCATCGGCACGCTGGGCAGCCGTTACATGGGCGAGATGCTCGACTGGAAGCTGAGTCACACCACGCCCTATCCGATGGAACTGCACCGCACCTTGAGGAAGATCCGGGACCGGGGCGGTGAATCCGTCGTCATGGAAGTTTCCTCCCACAGCCTGGCCTGGCAGCGACTGTTCGGTCTGCGGTTCACCACGGGCGTCTTTACCAATCTGTCCCGGGAGCACCTGGACGACCACAAGACCTTTGACGCCTACAGGGAGGCCAAGACGCTGCTTTTCTCCGAGATGCTCGACGAGAAGGGCACCGCCGTTCTCAACATGGATGATCCGGCCTTCGTGCATTTCAGAAACGCCTCGCGCGCGCGCGTCCTTTCCTATGGGTTGGACAAGAGAGCGGACGTCCACCGGGCGGGTCCGATCGGTTACCACGCGGACCGGACCACCCTGGCGGTGCAGGTTCGTTCCGATCCGCCGTTTAACGTGACGCTGCCGCTCCTGGGTCGATTCAACGCATACAACGCCCTCGCGGCGATTTCCGTGGGGCTGCAGTTCGGCATCGACGGCGCGCTGATGAACCGGGCCGTTTCCGGGATCAGGGTACCCGGCCGACTGGAGCGGGTCGACGCAGGACAGCCCTTCAACGTGCTCGTGGATTTCGCCCATACGCCCGATGCGCTCGGTGCCGTGCTGTCGGCCTGCCGGGACTGGACGCGTGGAAACCTGACCGTCGTGTTCGGCTGCGGAGGGGACCGGGACCCGGGAAAGCGGCCCCTCATGGGCAGGGCGGCTTCGACGCACGCCGACGTCGTCATCGTGACGACCGACAACCCCAGAACGGAACCGCCCGACCGGATCATCAGGGATATCGAGCCGGGTCTACTGCCTGATGTCCGCTCCCATATCGTCCAGGACCGCGGCGAAGCGATCCGGAAGGCTCTCCGTGAAGCGGGCGAAGGCGACACCGTGTTGATTGCCGGAAGGGGAGACACCGTCTACCAGGTCGTGGGCGATACGCAGATCGAGTTCGACGACCGGATCAAGGCCCGGGAATGTCTCGAGGCGCATTATGGATAATCACAACGGGAACGATGAGCCCACCCTGAAGGAAATCGCCGGAATCATGGGCGGCCGTCTGCACGTTCCGACCCCGGCGCATGGTCGCAGCCGGATCACGGGCGTCTGTTCGGATACCCGGCGCATCGAGGAAGGCAACCTGTTTGTCGCGATTGCCGGCGAGCGGTTCGATGGTCACGATTTCGTACCCGAGGCCGTGCGCGCGGGTGCGCGCGCCTCCCTCGTCACGGACGACTGGCATGCGCGCCGGCCGGACCGGGAAGCCCCGGACGCCGCGCGGATCGTCGTGCCCGAAGTACTTCCGGCGCTGCAGGCCTTCGCGGGCTGGCACCGGAGGCGTTTCGACCTGCCCGTCGTCGCGGTTACGGGCTCCAGCGGGAAGACCACCACGAAGAACATGATTGCCTCCGTGCTGGCCGAGCGCTACCGGGTCTTCAAGACACCCGGGAACCTTAACAGCCAGCTGGGCGTCTCCGAAGCCCTGTTTTCCCTGCAGGAAGACCACGGCGCCGCGGTACTCGAACTGGGCATGAACCACGCGGGCGAACTGGATCGGCTGTCCCGGATGACCCGTCCATCCATCGGCGTGATTACCAACGTGGGGCCCGCACATATCGAGTTCTTCGAGTCCATCGAAGGTATCGCCCGGGCCAAGGGCGAGATCCTCGACCACCTGCCGGAAGGCGGGAGCGCGGTGTTGAACGCCGACGACCCCCTCGTCATGAAGCAGGCCGGACGCAGCCTGGCGCGGGTGGTTACCTTCGGCCGCAGCGCGGGGGCCGACGTCCGGCTGGCACGCGTCCGGACCGAACTGTCCGGCTCGTCCTTCACGGTGTCGGACGGGGCTTCCTTTCGAATCAACCTGATGGGAGAGCACCAGGTCATGAACGCCTCGGCCGCCGTGGCGGTGGGCAGGCTTTCGGGAATCGACGACCAGGATATCGCCCGTGCGCTGCGGAGCGTCGAGCACACGCCCATGCGCATGGAGTACAGGAAGGCGGGCGCCGTTCACCTGATCAACGACGCGTACAACGCCAATCCGGCGTCCATGATGGCGGCCCTGGACGCGCTGGCAGTGGCCGATGGCCGTAAACTGGTCGTCCTCGGAGACATGCTGGAACTGGGCGAGCTGGGCAGGGCGGCGCA
This window harbors:
- a CDS encoding penicillin-binding protein: LLSGIEGYSVVQIDAQRRAYTWLDDYRKSAENGSDVVLTIDIAAQVTAEQVLEEAIAWHEALGGMVIVMDPGNGDILAMASSPDFDPNTPGRFSFEAQKIRPVVDTYEPGSTFKIVAATAALETGAFSLEDRIDTSEGRIEIGTQTISDHDVFDELSVREVIEHSSNVGTVKIALELGEKSFYEYTRSFGFGMKTGVALPGEVNGILHKPARWSRSTLPTMSIGYGVSVTGVQLASAYCAVANGGQLLQPRIIKSIVRNDGTVVSVPKSVVRRVMKRETAETLMDVFTGVVDRGTGTKGAVSGFKVAGKTGTAWKAREDGRGYTRNYRSSFVGMFPASDPEIVVLVMIDEPKKRGFYGGSVAAPVFNKIVRRLVHLPDGPVESIPESDDGLPLHLASIEPNAASDRESEVSDRLDPGFRGPMPRDLLPLDGRWEIERPGSLTGPGRARVALPSVIGMSVREAVKTLAEMGIEATIVGTGYVRRQIPAPGHGVYSGDRCIIECGPYN
- a CDS encoding UDP-N-acetylmuramoyl-tripeptide--D-alanyl-D-alanine ligase, whose translation is MDNHNGNDEPTLKEIAGIMGGRLHVPTPAHGRSRITGVCSDTRRIEEGNLFVAIAGERFDGHDFVPEAVRAGARASLVTDDWHARRPDREAPDAARIVVPEVLPALQAFAGWHRRRFDLPVVAVTGSSGKTTTKNMIASVLAERYRVFKTPGNLNSQLGVSEALFSLQEDHGAAVLELGMNHAGELDRLSRMTRPSIGVITNVGPAHIEFFESIEGIARAKGEILDHLPEGGSAVLNADDPLVMKQAGRSLARVVTFGRSAGADVRLARVRTELSGSSFTVSDGASFRINLMGEHQVMNASAAVAVGRLSGIDDQDIARALRSVEHTPMRMEYRKAGAVHLINDAYNANPASMMAALDALAVADGRKLVVLGDMLELGELGRAAHREIGKRAAEVAERIITVGELAREIAAAAVDGGIPASRVVSCSYNDEAAAAVMAVVEDGDVVLVKGSRGMRMETVMEYLENSLGQGETE
- a CDS encoding UDP-N-acetylmuramoyl-L-alanyl-D-glutamate--2,6-diaminopimelate ligase gives rise to the protein MSAGAAQADQATQATQAGQADQEIGGIVHDSRSVNPGDVFVALREPSGRDGHRYVRDAVARGASVVVQENEERLAGATTVIVPDTSRAYGLMAAAYYGRPADDLCMVGVTGTNGKTTVSTLVEAILRECGRSVGGIGTLGSRYMGEMLDWKLSHTTPYPMELHRTLRKIRDRGGESVVMEVSSHSLAWQRLFGLRFTTGVFTNLSREHLDDHKTFDAYREAKTLLFSEMLDEKGTAVLNMDDPAFVHFRNASRARVLSYGLDKRADVHRAGPIGYHADRTTLAVQVRSDPPFNVTLPLLGRFNAYNALAAISVGLQFGIDGALMNRAVSGIRVPGRLERVDAGQPFNVLVDFAHTPDALGAVLSACRDWTRGNLTVVFGCGGDRDPGKRPLMGRAASTHADVVIVTTDNPRTEPPDRIIRDIEPGLLPDVRSHIVQDRGEAIRKALREAGEGDTVLIAGRGDTVYQVVGDTQIEFDDRIKARECLEAHYG